One window of Gammaproteobacteria bacterium genomic DNA carries:
- a CDS encoding iron-containing alcohol dehydrogenase: protein MAAGSQVLIGSDILASPLPPRSDRSGTVIFTQPGARDVAERVARRLEAPVRVFPDGEEAKTLAVAAAAYRWLDDIGLDRQGTVVVVGGGSVCDVGGFVASTYLRGVEVVSVPTTLLAAVDASIGGKTAVNLEAKNQVGTFWEPSRILVDLEVLRGLPRRLVREGMAEIAKAGMIGDELLVIELEEKGLQAPLEKIVPAAIRVKAKVVSEDLHERGIRVVLNYGHTVGHAVERVAGVSHGESVAIGMAAAAHISKSVFGFDQADRQLALLKGLELPTTCKADPAKVARLLRRDKKRDGSKVRMVLLRAIGDPVITPVDEAALSSALSDTLR, encoded by the coding sequence ATGGCTGCCGGCAGCCAGGTGCTCATCGGGAGTGATATTCTCGCCTCGCCGCTTCCGCCACGGTCTGACCGCTCCGGGACGGTGATCTTTACCCAGCCCGGAGCCCGGGATGTGGCCGAGCGTGTGGCGCGTCGCCTGGAAGCTCCCGTTCGGGTGTTCCCGGACGGGGAAGAGGCAAAGACCCTTGCCGTGGCGGCCGCCGCGTATCGGTGGCTCGACGATATCGGGCTGGACCGACAGGGAACGGTCGTCGTGGTCGGCGGTGGAAGCGTTTGCGACGTCGGTGGTTTCGTAGCGTCGACGTATCTGCGTGGCGTCGAAGTCGTCTCTGTGCCCACCACGCTCCTCGCGGCGGTTGACGCGTCGATCGGCGGGAAGACGGCGGTGAACCTCGAGGCGAAGAACCAGGTCGGAACATTCTGGGAGCCCAGCAGGATCCTCGTCGACCTGGAGGTTCTGCGTGGGCTTCCTCGCCGCCTGGTTCGTGAAGGGATGGCCGAGATAGCGAAAGCCGGAATGATTGGGGATGAGCTGTTGGTGATCGAACTCGAGGAGAAGGGGTTGCAGGCTCCTCTCGAGAAGATCGTTCCAGCAGCGATTCGTGTCAAGGCGAAGGTCGTGAGCGAGGATCTGCACGAACGAGGCATACGAGTGGTGCTCAACTACGGACACACCGTTGGCCATGCGGTTGAACGGGTCGCGGGCGTCTCGCACGGCGAGTCCGTTGCGATCGGCATGGCGGCTGCCGCTCATATCTCCAAGTCCGTCTTTGGGTTCGACCAGGCCGACCGGCAGCTCGCCTTGCTGAAGGGCCTGGAGTTGCCGACAACCTGCAAGGCAGACCCCGCAAAGGTGGCACGCCTGCTGAGAAGAGACAAGAAGCGAGACGGTTCGAAAGTCCGCATGGTCCTGCTGCGAGCGATCGGCGATCCGGTGATCACTCCGGTCGACGAGGCGGCTTTGTCCTCGGCGTTGTCGGATACACTCAGGTGA
- the nusB gene encoding transcription antitermination factor NusB: MNVEARELAIQALYEYDLRGEGPSSMPARTARLVNGVLTHQAELDETLDAVSKRWRVARMAPVDRAVLRLALYELRFEPETSVGVIISEAVRLAKKYSTDKSSSFVNGILGRLARTER; encoded by the coding sequence GTGAACGTCGAAGCGCGCGAGCTCGCGATACAGGCGCTCTACGAGTATGACCTGCGCGGTGAGGGTCCGTCATCGATGCCCGCGAGGACCGCACGCCTGGTCAATGGCGTTCTCACTCACCAAGCCGAGTTGGACGAGACGCTGGACGCCGTATCGAAGCGCTGGCGAGTGGCACGGATGGCTCCCGTCGATAGGGCCGTTCTTCGGCTTGCACTCTACGAACTCCGCTTCGAACCGGAGACATCGGTCGGCGTCATCATCTCCGAGGCCGTCCGGCTCGCCAAGAAATACTCGACCGATAAGAGCAGCTCCTTCGTGAACGGAATCCTTGGACGTCTCGCGCGAACGGAGCGCTGA
- the efp gene encoding elongation factor P, which produces MISTNDARPGMALDLPEGLFSVLEYQHVKPGKGKAFVRMKLKNLDSGAVIDRTFRAGENVEQAVIDRREHQFLYRDDLGYHFMDLETYAQFALNEDQVGDAASFLVDGLTAILPMYRDVPIAVELPASVEMEVVQAEPGVKGDRVSGATKPVTVSTGLVVQVPLFVEEGDHIKVDSRTGSYITRV; this is translated from the coding sequence ATGATATCTACCAACGACGCGCGTCCGGGGATGGCTTTGGACCTTCCCGAGGGGCTCTTCAGCGTCCTCGAATACCAGCATGTCAAGCCGGGCAAGGGCAAGGCATTCGTACGGATGAAGTTGAAGAACCTGGACAGTGGCGCAGTGATCGACCGCACGTTTCGGGCTGGAGAGAACGTCGAGCAGGCGGTGATCGACCGCAGGGAGCACCAGTTCCTGTACCGTGACGACCTCGGCTATCACTTCATGGACCTCGAAACGTACGCCCAGTTCGCGCTGAACGAAGATCAAGTGGGAGACGCGGCGTCGTTCCTGGTGGATGGACTGACGGCGATCCTGCCTATGTATCGCGATGTGCCCATCGCCGTCGAGTTGCCGGCGTCGGTCGAGATGGAGGTCGTCCAAGCCGAGCCGGGCGTCAAAGGTGACCGTGTGTCGGGAGCCACGAAGCCGGTCACGGTCTCGACGGGGCTCGTGGTGCAGGTTCCGCTTTTTGTCGAAGAGGGTGACCACATCAAGGTGGACAGCCGCACCGGCAGCTACATCACACGCGTGTGA